One Paraburkholderia dioscoreae DNA segment encodes these proteins:
- a CDS encoding NUDIX hydrolase: MKDRSTVICIRDGRILLVARTRLAWPSRWSLPGGTIKISESPLEAALRELKEETSIVQSRLDYLFQFGGLAKRHHVFVADLAPDVSPEPCNEISRCDWFSPTEIAALPASIPTRAIVELFLSWHGAKVMRGEQC; the protein is encoded by the coding sequence GAAAGATCGATCGACCGTCATCTGCATCCGCGACGGGAGGATTCTTCTCGTAGCCCGAACGCGCCTGGCGTGGCCCTCGCGGTGGTCGCTGCCGGGCGGCACAATCAAAATCTCCGAATCTCCACTGGAGGCGGCCCTCCGCGAGCTCAAAGAGGAAACATCCATCGTGCAGTCGAGGCTCGATTACCTTTTCCAGTTTGGCGGCCTCGCGAAACGGCATCATGTGTTTGTCGCGGACCTCGCGCCCGACGTGTCACCTGAGCCCTGCAACGAAATCTCGCGGTGCGACTGGTTCAGTCCAACCGAAATAGCGGCGCTGCCGGCCAGTATCCCGACTCGGGCGATCGTCGAGTTGTTCCTGAGCTGGCATGGTGCGAAGGTCATGCGAGGCGAGCAGTGCTGA